A DNA window from Chiroxiphia lanceolata isolate bChiLan1 chromosome 6, bChiLan1.pri, whole genome shotgun sequence contains the following coding sequences:
- the MADD gene encoding MAP kinase-activating death domain protein isoform X2, producing MVQKKRICPRLLDYLVIIGARHPSSDSVAQTPELLRRYPLEDHADFPLPPDVVFFCQPEGCLSVRQKRMSFRDDTSFVFTLTDKDTGVIRYGICVNFYRSFQKRVPKEKGEGTGGHRGREGQKIPKSGEASAPQEEVGTESSESGSSLPAPSAESTPDVNRSPRSKRLAKGSHHSRNSTLTSLCILSHYPFFSTFRECLYTLKRLVDCCSERLLGKKLGIPRGVQRDTMWRIFTGSLLVEEKSSALLHDLREIEAWIYRLLRSPMPIAGQKRVDVEVLPHELQPALTFALPDPSRFTLVDFPLHLPLELLGVDACLQVLTCILLEHKIVLQSRDYNALSMSVMAFVAMIYPLEYMFPVIPLLPTCMASAEQLLLAPTPYIIGVPASFFLYKLDFKMPDDVWLIDLDTNRVIVPTNAESLPALPEPEASELKKHLKQCLVSMTAITQKQLLTPDNKALASMSLNTQPILNLEKFQEGQEVPLLLGRPQNDLQSTPSTEFNPLIYGNDVDSVDVATRVAMVRFFNSPNVLQGFQMHTRTLRLFPRPVVAFQANSFLASRPKQTPFADKLSRTQAVEYFGEWSLNPTNYAFQRIHNNMFDPALIGDKPKWYAHQLQPIHYRVYDSNSQLAEALNIPAEKETDSDPTDDSGSDSVDYDDSSSSYSSLGDFVSEMMKCDINGDTPNVDPLTHAALGDASEVEFDDFQEYSGDMDEQTMDSENSQETNQPRSSSSTTASSSPSTVIHGANHLYVMQTSEQINDLTGPQEAADSAEIEEKLAAGFSNHLPSLPLQPGFPKISLDRRESDIAAGSMSSSEGVVRKREYDNPYFEPQYGFPTEDEDDEQEESYTPRFDQNLNGSRSQKLLRPNSLKLANDSDADSDSRASSPNSTVSNNSSEGFGGIMSFASSLYRNHSTSFSLSNLALPTKVGRDKNTPFPSLKDYFNLELGRDVDEVFGLNTIMEIITEAGPVSNEGNRRALVDQKSSVIKHSPTVKRESPSPQGRTSNSSENQQFLKEVVHNVLDGQGVGWLNMKRVRRLLESEQLRVFVLSKLNRTIQSEEDARQDVIQDVEISRKVYKGMLDLLKCTVLSLEHSYANAGLGGMASVFGLLEIAHTHYYNKEPEKRKRSPTDGSVTPVGKDPGSSPRVEPKPAMQLPVPQIMPKPPSPAGKGPREFDTRSLKEENFIASIELWNKHQEVKKQKSLEKTRTEGVKQFDLGETDEKKSQISADSGLSLASGSQKSDFDSIPSGGPTVMVRSTSQDSEVSTVVSNSSGETLGADSDLSSNAGDGPSVENGGNLAGSRGTVSDSEIETNSATSSIFAKSHNLKQSVKDSKGSTPGRGPEDGNQRVYLYEGLLGRDKGSVWDQLEDAAMETFSMSKERSTLWDQMQFWEDAFLDAVMLEREGMGMDQGPQEMIDRYLSLGEHDRKRLEDDEDRLLATLLHNMIAYMLMIKVNKNDIRKKVRRLMGKSHIGLVHSQQINDILDKLANLSGRELPVRPSGSRHIKKQTFVVHAGTDTTGDIFFMEVCDDCIVLRSNIGTVYERWWYEKLINMTYCPKTKVLCLWRRNGQETQLNKFYTKKCRELYYCVKDSMERAAARQQSIKPGPELGGEFPVQDMKTGEGGLLQVTLEGINLKFMHSQERKVFIELNHIKKCNTVRGVFVLEEFVPETKEVVSHKYKTPMAHEICYSVLCLFSYVAAIRGKEAENKSKPPRPVSS from the exons GCACCCAAGCAGTGATAGTGTTGCTCAGACTCCTGAACTGCTGCGACGTTACCCTCTAGAAGACCATGCAGACTTTCCTCTACCGCCTGATGTTGTGTTCTTCTGCCAGCCAGAAGGATGTCTGAGTGTGCGGCAAAAACGCATGAGCTTCCGTGATGACACCTCCTTTGTCTTCACCCTCACAGACAAGGATACAGGTGTAATTCGCTATGGAATCTGTGTCAACTTCTACCGCTCCTTCCAGAAGCGAGTACccaaggagaagggagaaggcaCAGGGGGACATCGAGGTCGGGAGGGACAGAAGATCCCTAAATCTGGAGAGGCATCAGCACCCCAAGAGGAAGTGGGCACTGAGAGTTCAGAGAGTGGTTCTTCACTGCCGGCTCCAAGTGCAGAGTCTACCCCTGATGTGAATCGATCACCGCGCAGTAAGCGTCTGGCCAAAGGCAGTCATCACTCTCGGAACAGCACCCTGACTTCACTGTGCATCCTTAGTCATTATCCCTTCTTTTCCACATTTCGTGAGTGTCTCTACACCCTCAAGAGACTTGTGGACTGCTGTAGTGAGAGACTGTTGGGCAAGAAGTTGGGCATTCCTCGTGGAGTGCAGAG GGATACGATGTGGCGGATTTTCACAGGCTCTCTCCTGGTGGAAGAAAAGTCTAGTGCGTTGCTACACGACTTGCGGGAGATTGAGGCTTGGATATACCGTCTGCTCCGGTCACCAATGCCCATTGCTGGTCAGAAGCGGGTGGATGTGGAAGTCTTGCCACATGAGTTGCAACCAGCTTTGACCTTTGCTCTACCTGATCCATCCCGCTTCACCTTGGTGGATTTTCCATTACATCTCCCTTTAGAGTTGTTGGGAGTGGATGCCTGCCTGCAGGTGCTGACCTGCATCCTTTTGGAGCATAAG ATTGTATTGCAGTCCCGAGATTATAATGCGCTTTCTATGTCTGTGATGGCCTTTGTGGCCATGATCTACCCATTAGAGTACATGTTCCCCGTGatccctctgcttcccacctgCATGGCCTCTGCAGAACAg TTGCTTCTAGCCCCTACGCCTTATATCATTGGTGTTCCAGcaagtttctttctttacaaACTGGATTTTAAGATGCCTGATGATGTTTGGCTTATTGACCTGGATACCAACAGG GTGATTGTTCCCACAAATGCGGAATCtttgccagcactgccagaacCAGAAGCTTCAGAGctgaaaaagcatctgaaacaG TGTCTGGTTAGCATGACTGCAATCACTCAGAAACAGCTGCTCACACCCGACAACAAg GCCCTGGCCAGCATGAGTCTGAATACTCAGCCCATTCTTAATCTAGAGAAGttccaggaggggcaggaggtgccactgctgctgggaagaCCACAGAATGATTTGCAGTCTACTCCCTCCACAGAATTCAACCCCCTGATCTATGGAAATGATGTGGACTCTGTTGATGTGGCTACCAG aGTTGCTATGGTGAGATTCTTCAACTCACCAAATGTTTTGCAAGGTTTCCAAATGCATACTCGCACTCTTCGTCTCTTCCCACGACCGGTGGTGGCCTTCCAGGCAAATTCTTTTCTTGCCTCTAGGCCGAAGCAAACACCTTTTGCAGATAAGCTTTCCAGAACACAGGCAGTAGAATACTTTGGAGAATGGTCACTCAATCCTACTAACTATGCTTTCCAAAGAATTCATAACA ACATGTTTGACCCAGCCCTGATTGGTGACAAACCCAAGTGGTATGCTCACCAGCTGCAGCCGATCCACTATCGAGTCTATGACAGTAATTCACAGCTGGCTGAAGCACTGAATAtcccagcagagaaagaaacagattcTGATCCCACTGATGACAG CGGCAGTGACAGTGTCGACTATGACGACTCAAGTTCCTCCTACTCCTCCCTTGGTGATTTTGTCAGTGAGATGATGAAATGTGACATTAATGGTGATACCCCAA ATGTTGACCCCCTGACTCATGCAGCCCTTGGTGATGCTAGTGAAGTGGAATTTGATGATTTTCAAGAATATTCAGGGGATATGGATGAACAGACCATGGACAGTGAGAACTCCCAGGAGACCAACCAGCCTCGTTCAAGTTCCAGTACTACAGCCAGTagcagccccagcactgtcATCCATGGAGCAAATCAT TTGTATGTAATGCAAACTAGCGAACAGATCAATGATTTGACTGGTCCACAGGAGGCAGCAGACTCGGCAGAAATAGAAGAGAAGTTGGCTGCTGGATTTTCAAACCACCTCCCTTCCTTGCCACTGCAACCAGGCTTTCCCAAGATAAGCTTGGATCGTCGTGAGAGTGACATCGCAGCTGGCAGCATGAGCTCCTCAGAAGGGGTGGTGAGGAAGCGAGAGTATGACAATCCATACTTTGAACCTCAGTATGGTTTTCCTACggaggatgaagatgatgagCAGGAAGAGAGCTACACCCCAAGATTTGACCAGAATCTCAATGGAAGCAG GTCTCAGAAGTTACTCCGGCCAAACAGTTTAAAACTGGCCAATGATTCTGATGCAGATTCAGATTCCAGGGCCAGCTCCCCAAACTCTACTGTCTCCAACAACAGCAGTGAAGGTTTTGGGGGCATCATGTCTTTTGCAA GCAGCTTGTACAGAAACCACAGCACAAGTTTCAGTTTGTCCAACTTAGCCCTACCAACGAAAGTTGGGAGAGACAAGAATACTCCTTTTCCCAGCCTGAAAG ATTACTTTAATCTGGAATTGGGAAGGGATGTGGATGAAG TATTTGGGTTAAATACTATAATGGAGATTATTACTGAAGCTGGCCCAGTAAGCAATGAAG GAAATAGACGAGCTCTTGTGGATCAAAAATCTTCAGTCATAAAGCACAGCCCAACAGTGAAGAGGGAATCTCCATCGCCTCAGGGACGAACTAGCAATTCCAG TGAGAACCAGCAGTTCCTGAAGGAGGTGGTACACAATGTTCTTGATGGGCAGGGTGTTGGCTGGCTGAATATGAAGAGAGTCCGACGTCTGCTGGAGAGTGAGCAGCTCCGTGTCTTTGTACTAAGCAAGCTGAATCGCACCATCCAGTCAGAAGAAGATGCTCGACAGGATGTCATACAGGACGTG GAGATCAGCCGCAAGGTTTATAAAGGCATGCTGGACTTGCTGAAGTGCACAGTCTTAAGCTTGGAGCATTCATATGCAAATGCTGGCCTGGGAGGCATGGCCAGTGTTTTTGGCCTGCTAGAGATAGCACATACTCACTATTATAATAAAG aaccagaaaagagaaaacGAAGTCCAACAGATGGATCTGTCACTCCAGTTGGCAAGGATCCTGGATCATCCCCAAGAGTGGAGCCAAAACCTGCGATGCAGCTGCCGGTACCTCAGATAATGCCAAAGCCACCAAGCCCTGCAGGCAAAGGGCCAAGGGAGTTTGACACAAGAAgtctaaaggaagaaaattttattgCTTCCATTG AATTGTGGAACAAGCACCAGgaagtgaaaaagcaaaaatctttggaaaaaacga gAACAGAAGGTGTGAAACAATTCGATTTGGGAGAAACAGATGAGAAGAAATCCCAAATCAGTGCAGACAGTGGCCTCAGTTTGGCCTCAGGTTCTCAG AAGAGTGATTTTGACTCTATTCCCAGTGGAGGACCAACAGTTATGGTCCGAAGTACAAGCCAGGATTCTGAAGTCAGCACTGTG GTTAGTAACAGTTCTGGAGAGACATTAGGAGCAGACAGTGACTTGAGTAGCAATGCTGGTGATGGCCCGAGTGTGGAAAATGGTGGCAATTTGGCAGGATCCAGAGGCACTGTGTCAGACAGCGAAATTGAGACAAACTCTGCTACTAGCTCTATCTTT GCGAAGTCTCACAACCTGAAGCAGAGTGTGAAGGATAGCAAAGGCAGTACTCCAGGGAGAGGTCCAGAGGATGGGAACCAACGTGTCTATCTATATGAAGGACTTTTGG GTAGGGATAAAGGATCTGTCTGGGACCAGTTAGAGGATGCTGCAATGGAAACCTTCTCTATGA GCAAAGAGCGTTCAACTTTATGGGACCAGATGCAGTTCTGGGAAGATGCTTTTTTGGATGCTGTAATGTTAGAGAGAGAAGGAATGGGGATGGACCAGGGACCTCAGGAGATGATTGACAG GTATCTTTCCCTGGGAGAACATGATCGAAAGCGTTTGGAGGATGATGAGGACCGTTTGTTGGCTACACTGCTGCATAATATGATTGCCTATATGCTTATGataaag GTGAACAAGAATGATATTAGGAAAAAGGTGCGGCGTCTAATGGGAAAATCACATATTGGATTGGTGCACAGTCAGCAAATAAATGATATTCTAGACAAACTTGCCAATCTG agtGGACGGGAACTCCCTGTGAGACCCAGTGGCAGCCGCCATATCAAGAAGCAGACTTTTGTAGTACATGCTGGGACAGACACAACAGGAGACATATTTTTTATGGAG GTATGTGATGATTGTATTGTGCTTAGAAGCAACATTGGAACTGTATATGAACGTTGGTGGTATGAGAAACTCATCAACATGACTTACTGTCCCAAAACAAAAGTGCTCTGCCTCTGGCGCAGGAATGGTCAGGAGACACAACTGAACAAGTTCTACACAAAGAAG
- the MADD gene encoding MAP kinase-activating death domain protein isoform X23 produces the protein MVQKKRICPRLLDYLVIIGARHPSSDSVAQTPELLRRYPLEDHADFPLPPDVVFFCQPEGCLSVRQKRMSFRDDTSFVFTLTDKDTGVIRYGICVNFYRSFQKRVPKEKGEGTGGHRGREGQKIPKSGEASAPQEEVGTESSESGSSLPAPSAESTPDVNRSPRSKRLAKGSHHSRNSTLTSLCILSHYPFFSTFRECLYTLKRLVDCCSERLLGKKLGIPRGVQRDTMWRIFTGSLLVEEKSSALLHDLREIEAWIYRLLRSPMPIAGQKRVDVEVLPHELQPALTFALPDPSRFTLVDFPLHLPLELLGVDACLQVLTCILLEHKIVLQSRDYNALSMSVMAFVAMIYPLEYMFPVIPLLPTCMASAEQLLLAPTPYIIGVPASFFLYKLDFKMPDDVWLIDLDTNRVIVPTNAESLPALPEPEASELKKHLKQCLVSMTAITQKQLLTPDNKALASMSLNTQPILNLEKFQEGQEVPLLLGRPQNDLQSTPSTEFNPLIYGNDVDSVDVATRVAMVRFFNSPNVLQGFQMHTRTLRLFPRPVVAFQANSFLASRPKQTPFADKLSRTQAVEYFGEWSLNPTNYAFQRIHNNMFDPALIGDKPKWYAHQLQPIHYRVYDSNSQLAEALNIPAEKETDSDPTDDSSGSDSVDYDDSSSSYSSLGDFVSEMMKCDINGDTPNVDPLTHAALGDASEVEFDDFQEYSGDMDEQTMDSENSQETNQPRSSSSTTASSSPSTVIHGANHEAADSAEIEEKLAAGFSNHLPSLPLQPGFPKISLDRRESDIAAGSMSSSEGVVRKREYDNPYFEPQYGFPTEDEDDEQEESYTPRFDQNLNGSRSQKLLRPNSLKLANDSDADSDSRASSPNSTVSNNSSEGFGGIMSFASSLYRNHSTSFSLSNLALPTKVGRDKNTPFPSLKGNRRALVDQKSSVIKHSPTVKRESPSPQGRTSNSSENQQFLKEVVHNVLDGQGVGWLNMKRVRRLLESEQLRVFVLSKLNRTIQSEEDARQDVIQDVEISRKVYKGMLDLLKCTVLSLEHSYANAGLGGMASVFGLLEIAHTHYYNKEPEKRKRSPTDGSVTPVGKDPGSSPRVEPKPAMQLPVPQIMPKPPSPAGKGPREFDTRSLKEENFIASIELWNKHQEVKKQKSLEKTRTEGVKQFDLGETDEKKSQISADSGLSLASGSQKSDFDSIPSGGPTVMVRSTSQDSEVSTVVSNSSGETLGADSDLSSNAGDGPSVENGGNLAGSRGTVSDSEIETNSATSSIFAKSHNLKQSVKDSKGSTPGRGPEDGNQRVYLYEGLLGRDKGSVWDQLEDAAMETFSMSKERSTLWDQMQFWEDAFLDAVMLEREGMGMDQGPQEMIDRYLSLGEHDRKRLEDDEDRLLATLLHNMIAYMLMIKVNKNDIRKKVRRLMGKSHIGLVHSQQINDILDKLANLSGRELPVRPSGSRHIKKQTFVVHAGTDTTGDIFFMEVCDDCIVLRSNIGTVYERWWYEKLINMTYCPKTKVLCLWRRNGQETQLNKFYTKKCRELYYCVKDSMERAAARQQSIKPGPELGGEFPVQDMKTGEGGLLQVTLEGINLKFMHSQERKVFIELNHIKKCNTVRGVFVLEEFVPETKEVVSHKYKTPMAHEICYSVLCLFSYVAAIRGKEAENKSKPPRPVSS, from the exons GCACCCAAGCAGTGATAGTGTTGCTCAGACTCCTGAACTGCTGCGACGTTACCCTCTAGAAGACCATGCAGACTTTCCTCTACCGCCTGATGTTGTGTTCTTCTGCCAGCCAGAAGGATGTCTGAGTGTGCGGCAAAAACGCATGAGCTTCCGTGATGACACCTCCTTTGTCTTCACCCTCACAGACAAGGATACAGGTGTAATTCGCTATGGAATCTGTGTCAACTTCTACCGCTCCTTCCAGAAGCGAGTACccaaggagaagggagaaggcaCAGGGGGACATCGAGGTCGGGAGGGACAGAAGATCCCTAAATCTGGAGAGGCATCAGCACCCCAAGAGGAAGTGGGCACTGAGAGTTCAGAGAGTGGTTCTTCACTGCCGGCTCCAAGTGCAGAGTCTACCCCTGATGTGAATCGATCACCGCGCAGTAAGCGTCTGGCCAAAGGCAGTCATCACTCTCGGAACAGCACCCTGACTTCACTGTGCATCCTTAGTCATTATCCCTTCTTTTCCACATTTCGTGAGTGTCTCTACACCCTCAAGAGACTTGTGGACTGCTGTAGTGAGAGACTGTTGGGCAAGAAGTTGGGCATTCCTCGTGGAGTGCAGAG GGATACGATGTGGCGGATTTTCACAGGCTCTCTCCTGGTGGAAGAAAAGTCTAGTGCGTTGCTACACGACTTGCGGGAGATTGAGGCTTGGATATACCGTCTGCTCCGGTCACCAATGCCCATTGCTGGTCAGAAGCGGGTGGATGTGGAAGTCTTGCCACATGAGTTGCAACCAGCTTTGACCTTTGCTCTACCTGATCCATCCCGCTTCACCTTGGTGGATTTTCCATTACATCTCCCTTTAGAGTTGTTGGGAGTGGATGCCTGCCTGCAGGTGCTGACCTGCATCCTTTTGGAGCATAAG ATTGTATTGCAGTCCCGAGATTATAATGCGCTTTCTATGTCTGTGATGGCCTTTGTGGCCATGATCTACCCATTAGAGTACATGTTCCCCGTGatccctctgcttcccacctgCATGGCCTCTGCAGAACAg TTGCTTCTAGCCCCTACGCCTTATATCATTGGTGTTCCAGcaagtttctttctttacaaACTGGATTTTAAGATGCCTGATGATGTTTGGCTTATTGACCTGGATACCAACAGG GTGATTGTTCCCACAAATGCGGAATCtttgccagcactgccagaacCAGAAGCTTCAGAGctgaaaaagcatctgaaacaG TGTCTGGTTAGCATGACTGCAATCACTCAGAAACAGCTGCTCACACCCGACAACAAg GCCCTGGCCAGCATGAGTCTGAATACTCAGCCCATTCTTAATCTAGAGAAGttccaggaggggcaggaggtgccactgctgctgggaagaCCACAGAATGATTTGCAGTCTACTCCCTCCACAGAATTCAACCCCCTGATCTATGGAAATGATGTGGACTCTGTTGATGTGGCTACCAG aGTTGCTATGGTGAGATTCTTCAACTCACCAAATGTTTTGCAAGGTTTCCAAATGCATACTCGCACTCTTCGTCTCTTCCCACGACCGGTGGTGGCCTTCCAGGCAAATTCTTTTCTTGCCTCTAGGCCGAAGCAAACACCTTTTGCAGATAAGCTTTCCAGAACACAGGCAGTAGAATACTTTGGAGAATGGTCACTCAATCCTACTAACTATGCTTTCCAAAGAATTCATAACA ACATGTTTGACCCAGCCCTGATTGGTGACAAACCCAAGTGGTATGCTCACCAGCTGCAGCCGATCCACTATCGAGTCTATGACAGTAATTCACAGCTGGCTGAAGCACTGAATAtcccagcagagaaagaaacagattcTGATCCCACTGATGACAG CAGCGGCAGTGACAGTGTCGACTATGACGACTCAAGTTCCTCCTACTCCTCCCTTGGTGATTTTGTCAGTGAGATGATGAAATGTGACATTAATGGTGATACCCCAA ATGTTGACCCCCTGACTCATGCAGCCCTTGGTGATGCTAGTGAAGTGGAATTTGATGATTTTCAAGAATATTCAGGGGATATGGATGAACAGACCATGGACAGTGAGAACTCCCAGGAGACCAACCAGCCTCGTTCAAGTTCCAGTACTACAGCCAGTagcagccccagcactgtcATCCATGGAGCAAATCAT GAGGCAGCAGACTCGGCAGAAATAGAAGAGAAGTTGGCTGCTGGATTTTCAAACCACCTCCCTTCCTTGCCACTGCAACCAGGCTTTCCCAAGATAAGCTTGGATCGTCGTGAGAGTGACATCGCAGCTGGCAGCATGAGCTCCTCAGAAGGGGTGGTGAGGAAGCGAGAGTATGACAATCCATACTTTGAACCTCAGTATGGTTTTCCTACggaggatgaagatgatgagCAGGAAGAGAGCTACACCCCAAGATTTGACCAGAATCTCAATGGAAGCAG GTCTCAGAAGTTACTCCGGCCAAACAGTTTAAAACTGGCCAATGATTCTGATGCAGATTCAGATTCCAGGGCCAGCTCCCCAAACTCTACTGTCTCCAACAACAGCAGTGAAGGTTTTGGGGGCATCATGTCTTTTGCAA GCAGCTTGTACAGAAACCACAGCACAAGTTTCAGTTTGTCCAACTTAGCCCTACCAACGAAAGTTGGGAGAGACAAGAATACTCCTTTTCCCAGCCTGAAAG GAAATAGACGAGCTCTTGTGGATCAAAAATCTTCAGTCATAAAGCACAGCCCAACAGTGAAGAGGGAATCTCCATCGCCTCAGGGACGAACTAGCAATTCCAG TGAGAACCAGCAGTTCCTGAAGGAGGTGGTACACAATGTTCTTGATGGGCAGGGTGTTGGCTGGCTGAATATGAAGAGAGTCCGACGTCTGCTGGAGAGTGAGCAGCTCCGTGTCTTTGTACTAAGCAAGCTGAATCGCACCATCCAGTCAGAAGAAGATGCTCGACAGGATGTCATACAGGACGTG GAGATCAGCCGCAAGGTTTATAAAGGCATGCTGGACTTGCTGAAGTGCACAGTCTTAAGCTTGGAGCATTCATATGCAAATGCTGGCCTGGGAGGCATGGCCAGTGTTTTTGGCCTGCTAGAGATAGCACATACTCACTATTATAATAAAG aaccagaaaagagaaaacGAAGTCCAACAGATGGATCTGTCACTCCAGTTGGCAAGGATCCTGGATCATCCCCAAGAGTGGAGCCAAAACCTGCGATGCAGCTGCCGGTACCTCAGATAATGCCAAAGCCACCAAGCCCTGCAGGCAAAGGGCCAAGGGAGTTTGACACAAGAAgtctaaaggaagaaaattttattgCTTCCATTG AATTGTGGAACAAGCACCAGgaagtgaaaaagcaaaaatctttggaaaaaacga gAACAGAAGGTGTGAAACAATTCGATTTGGGAGAAACAGATGAGAAGAAATCCCAAATCAGTGCAGACAGTGGCCTCAGTTTGGCCTCAGGTTCTCAG AAGAGTGATTTTGACTCTATTCCCAGTGGAGGACCAACAGTTATGGTCCGAAGTACAAGCCAGGATTCTGAAGTCAGCACTGTG GTTAGTAACAGTTCTGGAGAGACATTAGGAGCAGACAGTGACTTGAGTAGCAATGCTGGTGATGGCCCGAGTGTGGAAAATGGTGGCAATTTGGCAGGATCCAGAGGCACTGTGTCAGACAGCGAAATTGAGACAAACTCTGCTACTAGCTCTATCTTT GCGAAGTCTCACAACCTGAAGCAGAGTGTGAAGGATAGCAAAGGCAGTACTCCAGGGAGAGGTCCAGAGGATGGGAACCAACGTGTCTATCTATATGAAGGACTTTTGG GTAGGGATAAAGGATCTGTCTGGGACCAGTTAGAGGATGCTGCAATGGAAACCTTCTCTATGA GCAAAGAGCGTTCAACTTTATGGGACCAGATGCAGTTCTGGGAAGATGCTTTTTTGGATGCTGTAATGTTAGAGAGAGAAGGAATGGGGATGGACCAGGGACCTCAGGAGATGATTGACAG GTATCTTTCCCTGGGAGAACATGATCGAAAGCGTTTGGAGGATGATGAGGACCGTTTGTTGGCTACACTGCTGCATAATATGATTGCCTATATGCTTATGataaag GTGAACAAGAATGATATTAGGAAAAAGGTGCGGCGTCTAATGGGAAAATCACATATTGGATTGGTGCACAGTCAGCAAATAAATGATATTCTAGACAAACTTGCCAATCTG agtGGACGGGAACTCCCTGTGAGACCCAGTGGCAGCCGCCATATCAAGAAGCAGACTTTTGTAGTACATGCTGGGACAGACACAACAGGAGACATATTTTTTATGGAG GTATGTGATGATTGTATTGTGCTTAGAAGCAACATTGGAACTGTATATGAACGTTGGTGGTATGAGAAACTCATCAACATGACTTACTGTCCCAAAACAAAAGTGCTCTGCCTCTGGCGCAGGAATGGTCAGGAGACACAACTGAACAAGTTCTACACAAAGAAG